One Scomber japonicus isolate fScoJap1 chromosome 1, fScoJap1.pri, whole genome shotgun sequence DNA window includes the following coding sequences:
- the tacr2 gene encoding substance-K receptor yields the protein MDAESFIQHVEREVEGTSPPLSVTADWLEDGNETTGNQFQQPDWQVALWAIAYSLIILVSITGNVTVIWIILAHRRMRTVTNYFIVNLSFSDASMATFNTLFNFVYALHNDWYFGLGYCRFQNFFPITAMFSSIYSMAAIAVDRYMAIIHPLKPRLSSTSTKVVIALIWIVAILLAFPQCYYSVTRFYYPRTVCMVDWPDDYGGTHQLSYQFAVILLIYLLPLLVMLVTYSLVGRTLWGGHIPGEATDHYHSQLTAKRKVVKMMVVVVVTFALCWLPYHIYFILGSFNRDIYKQHYIQQVYLAIFWLAMSSTMYNPIIYCCLNQRFRSGFRHAFAWCPFIKVSEEDKMELQHAHTFRVTMTRSHRNNSTHAHTSIKTNSTSDTNMAVSTQLYTDRNACIQLKKHTSSNTFSTHNKHVANSQDDTNSAAAKLMDNTH from the exons ATGGACGCTGAAAGTTTCATTCAGCACGTTGAACGAGAAGTGGAGGGCACCTCGCCGCCGTTATCAGTGACCGCCGACTGGCTGGAGGACGGAAACGAGACGACTGGGAATCAGTTCCAGCAGCCTGACTGGCAG GTGGCTCTGTGGGCTATAGCATACTCCCTCATCATCCTGGTGTCCATCACTGGGAATGTCACAGTCATCTGGATTATTCTGGCTCACAGACGCATGAGAACTGTGACCAACTATTTCATTGTCAACTTGTCCTTCTCTGACGCTTCCATGGCAACCTTCAACACTCTTTTTAACTTTGTCTACGCGCTTCACAACGACTGGTACTTTGGCTTGGGCTACTGCCGGTTTCAGAACTTCTTCCCTATCACTGCCATGTTTTCATCAATATACTCAATGGCTGCCATCGCGGTAGACAG GTACATGGCGATCATCCACCCTTTAAAGCCCcgcctctcctccacctccacaaaGGTTGTGATTGCTCTCATATGGATTGTGGCAATCTTACTGGCTTTCCCTCAATGCTATTACAGTGTAACAAGATTTTACTACCCCAGAACTGTGTGCATGGTCGACTGGCCAGATGATTATGGAGGAACACATCAACTGAG TTACCAGTTTGCAGTGATATTGCTGATCTACttgctccctctgctggtgatGCTGGTAACCTACAGCTTAGTCGGCCGGACGCTGTGGGGTGGGCACATCCCTGGAGAGGCGACAGACCATTATCACAGCCAGCTTACAGCCAAGAGAAAG GTAGTAAAGATGATGGTTGTTGTGGTGGTGACATTTGCTCTGTGTTGGCTGCCCTACCACATCTACTTCATACTCGGATCCTTCAACAGAGACATTTACAAGCAACATTATATTCAACAG GTTTATTTGGCCATATTTTGGTTGGCAATGAGTTCAACTATGTACAATCCCATCATTTACTGCTGCCTAAACCAAAG GTTTCGTTCTGGTTTCCGTCATGCATTTGCTTGGTGTCCATTCATCAAAGTGTCAGAGGAGGACAAGATGGAACTGCAGCATGCACACACCTTCAGAGTCACCATGACACGCAGCCACCGCAACaacagcacacatgcacacacctccATCAAAACCAACAGCACCTCCGATACAAACATGGCTGTCAGCACTCAGCTCTACACTGACAGAAATGCTTGCATACAGCTTAAAAAGCACACATCatcaaatacattcagcacacacaacaaacatgtGGCGAACAGCCAGGATGATACAAATTCTGCAGCTGCCAAACTCATGGACAACACCCACTGA